The Electrophorus electricus isolate fEleEle1 chromosome 19, fEleEle1.pri, whole genome shotgun sequence genome has a segment encoding these proteins:
- the c19h4orf48 gene encoding neuropeptide-like protein C4orf48 homolog: MRSTSVSAKVMLLLAVQLLCFRQIAAEQESGTVIPAESRPCVDCHAFEFMQRALQDLKKTAFNLDSRTETLVLRAERRALCDCLPVNTLT, translated from the exons ATGAGGTCGACCAGCGTTTCCGCTAAGGTGATGCTGTTGTTAGCAGTTCAGCTTCTCTGCTTTAGGCAGATTGCAGCCGAGCAGGAGTCGGGGACGGTCATTCCTGCAGAGA GTCGGCCCTGCGTGGACTGCCACGCGTTTGAATTCATGCAGCGAGCACTGCAAGATTTGAAGAAGACAGCGTTCAACCTTGACTCGCGG ACTGAGACTCTGGTGTTGCGAGCAGAGAGGAGGGCACTGTGTGACTGCCTGCCTGTCAACACCCTAACCTGA
- the nelfa gene encoding negative elongation factor A isoform X1, with the protein MASMRDSDTGLWLHNKLGSTDELWTPSSIGSLLTVSVIDNIRLCFSNLSPPVKLKLLLGMLHLPRRTVDEMKEALSEIIQLATVDSEPWVLMVADILKSFPETGSLNLDLEEQNPNVQDILGELREKVSECEASVMLPLECQYLNKSALTTLVGPLTPPIKHFQLKRKPKSATLRADLLQKSTETAQQLKKTAGVPFHAKGRGLVKKIDTTTPLKGIPKAPFRNPTTPSMFSPPSNRAPIAPARTPQRKERGVKLLDISELDMVGAGREAKRRRKTLDTEAGEKAAKEEAVVENATPDYAAGLVSTQKLGALNNESALPSTSYLPATPSMVPSSSYIPSSETQPANAGGSGRDATNRQPEESTATSTAAAALPGQFKQRPPMYNASTASPTAPTSPTTPTSTPLNNAPPPAATATQPDTPTAPPNTTAQPTPTPAPQQPPPKKNLSLTREQMYAAQEMFKTANKVTRPEKALILGFMAGSRENPCPEQGDIIQIKLSEHSEVLPKADGTGSTTMLVDTVFEMNYSTGQWTRLKKYKPITNAS; encoded by the exons ATGGCGTCGATGAGGGATAGCGACACCGGCCTGTGGCTTCATAATAAACTAGGCTCAACTGACGAGCTGTGGACGCCCTCAAGCATTGGTTCGCTGCTGACAGTGTCGGTTATTGACAACATACGGTTGTGTTTCTCCAATCTGTCGCCTCCGGTGAAGCTGAAACTGCTGCTCGGTATGCTGCATCTCCCGCGCAGGACTGTTGACGAG ATGAAGGAGGCTCTGTCGGAGATCATTCAGTTAGCCACCGTTGACTCAGAACCCTGGGTGCTGATGGTGGCCGACATCCTGAAGTCGTTCCCGGAGACAGGCTCTCTCAACCTGGACCTGGAGGAGCAGAACCCCAATGTGCAGGACATCCTGGGGGAGCTCAGGGAGAAAG TCAGTGAGTGTGAGGCATCTGTCATGTTGCCTCTTGAGTGTCAGTATCTGAATAAAAGTGCTTTGACCACACTGGTGGGCCCCCTCACACCACCCATCAAACATTTCCAACTCAAGAGGAAACCCAAAAGTGCCACACTCAGAGCCGATCTTCTCCAGAAAT CTACAGAAACTGCACAGCAGTTAAAGAAAACAGCAGGAGTGCCTTTCCATGCTAAAGGAAGAGGACTTGTCAAGAAGATCGACACCACAA CACCGCTAAAAGGGATCCCCAAGGCTCCGTTTCGCAACCCCACCACTCCCAGTATGTTTAGCCCCCCCAGCAACAGAGCTCCCATAGCACCAGCCCGCACACCCCAGCGCAAGGAGAGAGGTGTGAAG TTATTAGATATTTCAGAGTTGGATATGGTGGGAGCAGGCAGAGAAGccaagaggagaagaaagacaTTGG acacAGAAGCAGGAGAGAAGGCAGCCAAAGAAGAGGCAGTGGTGGAGAATGCTACCCCAGATTACGCTGCTGGTCTGGTATCCACACAG AAACTGGGGGCGTTGAACAACGAGAGTGCTCTCCCGTCAACGAGCTACCTCCCAGCAACCCCCAGCATGgtcccctcctcctcctacaTTCCCAGCTCCGAAACGCAGCCAG CAAACGCAGGTGGTTCGGGTCGTGATGCTACAAACCGGCAGCCAGAAGAGTCTACAGCTACCAGCACAGCTGCTGCCGCACTGCCGGGCCAGTTTAAACAGAGACCACCCATGTACAACGCCAGCACTGCCAGTCCCACAGCCCCGACCTCCCCTACCACGCCCACCAGCACGCCCCTCAACAACGCCCCGCCTCCCGCTGCCACGGCAACACAACCAGACACACCCACTGCACCGCCCAACACCACAGCTCAGCCCACCCCTACGCCAGCCCCCCAGCAACCACCACCCAAAAAGAATCTGTCACTCACG agagagcagatgtATGCGGCGCAGGAAATGTTTAAGACTGCAAACAAAGTTACTCGACCAGAGAAAGCGCTTATCTTGGGCTTCATGGCAGGATCAAGAG AGAACCCCTGTCCGGAGCAGGGTGACATCATCCAGATCAAGTTAAGCGAGCACTCGGAGGTGCTGCCCAAGGCAGACGGCACAGGCAGCACTACCATGCTGGTGGACACGGTGTTTGAGATGAACTACTCCACGGGCCAGTGGACACGCCTCAAAAAATACAAGCCTATTACCAATGCCTCCTGA
- the nelfa gene encoding negative elongation factor A isoform X2: protein MKEALSEIIQLATVDSEPWVLMVADILKSFPETGSLNLDLEEQNPNVQDILGELREKVSECEASVMLPLECQYLNKSALTTLVGPLTPPIKHFQLKRKPKSATLRADLLQKSTETAQQLKKTAGVPFHAKGRGLVKKIDTTTPLKGIPKAPFRNPTTPSMFSPPSNRAPIAPARTPQRKERGVKLLDISELDMVGAGREAKRRRKTLDTEAGEKAAKEEAVVENATPDYAAGLVSTQKLGALNNESALPSTSYLPATPSMVPSSSYIPSSETQPANAGGSGRDATNRQPEESTATSTAAAALPGQFKQRPPMYNASTASPTAPTSPTTPTSTPLNNAPPPAATATQPDTPTAPPNTTAQPTPTPAPQQPPPKKNLSLTREQMYAAQEMFKTANKVTRPEKALILGFMAGSRENPCPEQGDIIQIKLSEHSEVLPKADGTGSTTMLVDTVFEMNYSTGQWTRLKKYKPITNAS, encoded by the exons ATGAAGGAGGCTCTGTCGGAGATCATTCAGTTAGCCACCGTTGACTCAGAACCCTGGGTGCTGATGGTGGCCGACATCCTGAAGTCGTTCCCGGAGACAGGCTCTCTCAACCTGGACCTGGAGGAGCAGAACCCCAATGTGCAGGACATCCTGGGGGAGCTCAGGGAGAAAG TCAGTGAGTGTGAGGCATCTGTCATGTTGCCTCTTGAGTGTCAGTATCTGAATAAAAGTGCTTTGACCACACTGGTGGGCCCCCTCACACCACCCATCAAACATTTCCAACTCAAGAGGAAACCCAAAAGTGCCACACTCAGAGCCGATCTTCTCCAGAAAT CTACAGAAACTGCACAGCAGTTAAAGAAAACAGCAGGAGTGCCTTTCCATGCTAAAGGAAGAGGACTTGTCAAGAAGATCGACACCACAA CACCGCTAAAAGGGATCCCCAAGGCTCCGTTTCGCAACCCCACCACTCCCAGTATGTTTAGCCCCCCCAGCAACAGAGCTCCCATAGCACCAGCCCGCACACCCCAGCGCAAGGAGAGAGGTGTGAAG TTATTAGATATTTCAGAGTTGGATATGGTGGGAGCAGGCAGAGAAGccaagaggagaagaaagacaTTGG acacAGAAGCAGGAGAGAAGGCAGCCAAAGAAGAGGCAGTGGTGGAGAATGCTACCCCAGATTACGCTGCTGGTCTGGTATCCACACAG AAACTGGGGGCGTTGAACAACGAGAGTGCTCTCCCGTCAACGAGCTACCTCCCAGCAACCCCCAGCATGgtcccctcctcctcctacaTTCCCAGCTCCGAAACGCAGCCAG CAAACGCAGGTGGTTCGGGTCGTGATGCTACAAACCGGCAGCCAGAAGAGTCTACAGCTACCAGCACAGCTGCTGCCGCACTGCCGGGCCAGTTTAAACAGAGACCACCCATGTACAACGCCAGCACTGCCAGTCCCACAGCCCCGACCTCCCCTACCACGCCCACCAGCACGCCCCTCAACAACGCCCCGCCTCCCGCTGCCACGGCAACACAACCAGACACACCCACTGCACCGCCCAACACCACAGCTCAGCCCACCCCTACGCCAGCCCCCCAGCAACCACCACCCAAAAAGAATCTGTCACTCACG agagagcagatgtATGCGGCGCAGGAAATGTTTAAGACTGCAAACAAAGTTACTCGACCAGAGAAAGCGCTTATCTTGGGCTTCATGGCAGGATCAAGAG AGAACCCCTGTCCGGAGCAGGGTGACATCATCCAGATCAAGTTAAGCGAGCACTCGGAGGTGCTGCCCAAGGCAGACGGCACAGGCAGCACTACCATGCTGGTGGACACGGTGTTTGAGATGAACTACTCCACGGGCCAGTGGACACGCCTCAAAAAATACAAGCCTATTACCAATGCCTCCTGA